The genomic DNA AATGGAAATTAACTAATCATTTGTTAAACTTATAATCGTCAGTTGGCTCAAGGAGAAGAAAATGAGTTTAGTTAAAGAATTTCGCGAATTTGCGATGCGCGGGAATGTGGTGGATCTGGCAGTGGGTGTCATTATCGGTGCAGCGTTCGGTAAGATCGTTTCATCACTGGTAGCCGACATTATTATGCCTCCCCTCGGGCTGTTAATCGGGGGCATTGATTTTAAACAGTTTGCCGTGACGCTTCGGGATGCACAGGGGGATGTCCCTGCCGTTGTTATGCATTATGGCGTTTTCATTCAGAACATATTTGATTTCGTGATCGTGGCGTTCGCCATTTTTATGGCTATCAAGCTTATCAATAAGCTTAACCGTAAAAAGGCTGAAGAACCGGCTGCGCCGCCTGCTCCGACAAAAGAAGAAGTGTTATTGACTGAAATTCGCGATCTGTTGAAAGAGCAAAATAACCGCTCTTAATCAGGCGTTGAAAAAAGGAAGGCCAGTGGTAAAAAAGCGATTCGCTTGCTTGCCACTGGCCTCCCAGTTACCCCGTTTTGCATGTTTCCCTTTTCGTAAATAACTCCCTTTTCCTTTTTTATTCGTCTCAATACGCTGCCTGAAAAGCGGGTCGTGGAGCAGTGCCTCAATGGCATTGTCCTGAATTTGCCCTTTCGTATGCTGATAGCGGCTCATAATTTCTCCTGAGCATGGTGTATGTCGACGGGAGTCTAGTCCCGGATGAAGTAAAAATCAACAGCCCTGGGTTCCACTGGCCCCCTGTTCAAGGGCTTCAAGAATTGAACAATAAATACTGCTATGAGCTGTACCGCAGCAGGCGTCATTCAACCGTTGCAGAGAACGCTGCATGGTCTGCAGTTCCTGTATACGCGCTTCAACTTCATCAAGCCTTGCCTGTACGATGCTCTTCGACTCCTGGCAAGTATGGTGTTCAGGATCGATGCGGATCGAAAGTAACTCGCGGATCGAGTCCAGCGTGAAACCGAGCTGGCGAGCGTAGCGGATAAACCGTAAGCGCTGCAGGTCATGATCGGTATAGAGTCGAAATCCACCTTCAGTACGAACCTCGTGATCAATCATCTGCTGCTTTTCGTAATAGCGGATAGTGTCCGGCGTTACGTTAGCAAGCCTGGCAAGTTCACCGATACGGTACATGGTTATTCCTCATTTATTTTCTGCATTAGCCTGTCACTGTACTCACCGTGCAAAAAGTCTGTGCTCATTCCGGCCTGACGCATTTTGAGTTCGATGAGAGCCAGTCGACTGCTAATTTCACGGTGGCTGGGATCATCCTTGCGAATCCCTTTCAGCAGGTCAGCCAGTTGCATGGCCTCTTTACGCTGCTCCAGTTCCGGTGGTAAACAACCGGCATTTTTGAGTAAGCGATATCCGGCCCGTAATTCAGGGGCAACATGCGAATCATCATCAAGCACTAACGGCTCACCGCGTCCCGCAAGGTTATCAAATTCGCCTTTTCGCTGAGCATCGCTGATATGGCGTTCTGCCCACTGGTCGAGCAACCACATGAATAACTCCAGAAGATGAACAGAAAAGATACAGATATTGTAGAGAAGTGGGGATTCAGCGGATATAAAAAAACCCGCCGAAGCGGGTTTTTTTACGTTACTACAGATTACTCTGCAGCAGCTTCTGCTTTAGATTCTGAACGATCAACCAGCTCGATGTAAGCCATCGGAGCGTTGTCGCCTGCACGGAAGCCACACTTCAGAATACGAGTGTAACCACCGGCACGGCTCGCGAAACGCGGACCCAGTTCGTTAAACAGTTTTGCCACGATCTCGTTATCACGAGTACGGGCGAATGCCAGACGACGATTTGCAACGCTGTCAGTCTTGGCAAGAGTAATCAGCGGCTCAACTACGCGACGCAGCTCTTTCGCTTTAGGCAGGGTCGTCTTGATGATTTCATGACGAACCAGTGAACCTGCCATGTTGCGGAACATAGCCTGGCGATGGCTGCTGTTGCGGTTCAGTTGACGACCACTCTTACGATGGCGCATGACCTTATCCTTCTCAGTAAAACCTTAACCTGTGATCCGGTTACTCGTCAGCAATGCTTGCTGGTGGCCAGTTTTCCAGGCGCATGCCCAGAGACAGACCACGTGAAGCCAGCACGTCTTTAATCTCGGTAAGAGATTTTTTACCCAGGTTCGGCGTTTTCAGCAACTCAACCTCGGTACGCTGTACCAGATCACCGATATAGTGGATAGCTTCTGCCTTGAGGCAGTTAGCAGAGCGGACAGTCAATTCGAGATCGTCAACAGGGCGCAGCAGGATCGGATCGAATTCTGGTTTCTCTTCTTTCACTTCCGGCTGACGAACATCACGTAAGTCAACGAAAGCTTCCAGTTGTTCTGCCAGGATGGTTGCCGCACGACGAATCGCCTCTTCAGGATCGATTGTGCCGTTGGTTTCCATTTCGATGACCAGCTTGTCCAGGTCGGTACGCTGTTCTACACGCGCTGCTTCAACATTGTAGGCAATACGCTCTACAGGGCTGTAGCATGCGTCGACCAGCAGACGGCCGATTGGGCGCTCATCTTCTTCCGAATGAATTCGGGCAGAAGCCGGCACATAACCACGACCGCGCTGAACTTTGATACGCATGCTAATCGCTGCGTTCTCATCGGTCAGGTGGCAGATCACGTGCTGCGGCTTGACGATTTCAACATCACCGTCGTGGGTGATGTCGGCTGCAGTCACAGGGCCAATGCCAGATTTATTCAGAGTAAGAATAACTTCATCTTTACCCTGAACTCTCACCGCCAGCCCTTTCAGGTTGAGCAGGATTTCAAGGATATCTTCCTGAACGCCTTCTTTGGTGCTGTACTCATGAAGTACACCATCAATCTCAACCTCGGTCACCGCGCAACCCGGCATCGATGAGAGCAGAATACGGCGCAGTGCGTTACCCAGAGTATGGCCAAAGCCACGCTCTAAAGGCTCAAGGGTCACCTTGGCGTGCGTCGAACTCACTTGCTCGATATCTACCAGGCGCGGTTTTAGAAACTCTGTCACAGAACCCTGCATTGTGTCCTCTCTTTGGTACTAAGCTTTACTTGGAGTAAAGCTCGACGATCAGGTGTTCGTTAATGTCCGCAGACAGATCAGAACGTTCTGGCTGACGCTTGAACGTACCTTCCATCTTGCCAGCATCAACTTCCAGCCAGGTTGGCTTTTCACGCTGCTCAGCCAGCTCCAGAGCGGCTTTCACGCGAGATTGCTTTTTCGCTTTCTCACGAATGCTAACAACGTCATTCGCTTTAACCTGATAAGAAGCGATGTTAACAACACGACCGTTTACCATGATTGCTTTATGGCTAACCAACTGGCGTGATTCAGCACGAGTCGCGCCGAAGCCCATACGGTAAACAACGTTGTCCAGACGACCTTCCAGCAGAGCCAGCAGGTTTTCACCTGTGTTGCCTTTCAGACGTGCTGCTTCTTTATAGTAGTTACGGAACTGACGCTCCAGCACACCGTACATACGGCGAACTTTTTGCTTTTCACGCAACTGCACACCATAGTCAGACAGACGCGGTTTACGCGCACCGTGCTGGCCAGGAGCTTGTTCAATTTTACACTTGGTATCGATCGCGCGAACGCCAGACTTAAGGAATAAGTCGGTGCCCTCACGACGGCTCAGCTTGAGCTTAGGACCCAAATATCTTGCCATTTTCTATCTCCAACTAACCTAAAAAACGAGCGTTATACGCGACGTTTTTTCGGCGGACGACAACCGTTATGAGGGATCGGAGTCACATCAGTAATATTCGTGATGCGGAAACCAGCGGCGTTCAGAGCGCGAACAGTAGATTCACGACCCGGACCCGGACCTTTAACCATAACTTCCAGATTCTTGATGCCGTATTCTTTTACGGCTTCTGCGCAACGCTCTGCTGCAACCTGAGCTGCAAACGGAGTGGATTTGCGAGAACCACGGAAACCGGAACCACCGGCTGTTGCCCAACCCAAAGCGTTACCCTGACGATCAGTAATAGTAACGATGGTGTTGTTGAAAGAAGCATGGATATGAGCCACGCCGTCAGAGACTTGTTTTCTTACACGTTTACGTGCACGAACTGGTGCCTTTGCCATTATTCAATCACCCCGATTATTTCTTGATCGGTTTGCGCGGACCCTTACGGGTACGTGCGTTGGTCTTAGTACGCTGACCGCGCACTGGCAGACCACGACGATGACGCAAACCGCGATAGCAACCAAGATCCATCAGGCGCTTGATGCTCATGCTGATTTCACGGCGCAGATCACCTTCAACGACAAATTTGGCAACTTCGTCACGCAGCGTGTCGATTTGTTCTTCAGACAGCTCACTGATCTTAACATCTTCAGCGATACCCGCTGCAGCCAGAATGGCTTTGGAACGGGTCTTGCCGACGCCATAGATCGAAGTTAATGCGATCACAGCATGTTTCTGATCAGGAATGTTAATGCCTGCTATACGGGCCACTATGCACTCCTACTATTTAATATGTACGCACCATGCTGAAAAGCCCGTTTTCAGGATACTCAAATGGAAACGTACAGACATACAAAAGATTGGCTGGCTAATCTAGCCAGCTCAACCCAACTTTGCAAGAAAAATATGCGAAATAATCAGCCTTGGCGCTGTTTATGCTTCGGCTCGGCACTGCAAATCACACGGATGACACCATCACGCTTAACGATTTTGCAGTTACGGCATAATTTCTTGACGGAAGCACGAACTTTCATTTTTACTCTCCGTAACTTCTCAGGCGACCATTTAGCGGCCGTAGCCTTTCAGGTTCGCCTTCTTCAATGCAGACTCATACTGACTGGACATCATCAGAGTTTGCACTTGAGCCATAAAGTCCATAATCACGACAACAACGATAAGCAGTGAGGTCCCACCGAAGTAGAACGGTACCTTCATTGCATCACGCATGAACTCCGGGATCAGGCAGATAAAAGTAATATAAAGCGCACCAACCAAAGTCAGGCGAGTCATTACTTTATCGATATACTTCGCCGTTTGCTCTCCCGGACGAATTCCTGGTACAAATGCACCGGACTTCTTCAGGTTATCTGCTGTTTCACGCGGGTTGAAAACCAACGCCGTGTAGAAGAAACAGAAGAAGATGATCGCAGACGCATAGAGTAACACATAAAGTGGTTGCCCAGGCTGCAAATACAGCGAAATTGTTGTCAGCCAGTTCCAACCAGTACCGCCCCCGAACCATGACGCGATGGTTGCCGGGAACAGAATAATACTGGAAGCGAAGATAGCCGGGATAACCCCCGCCATGTTCACTTTCAGCGGTAAATGTGTGCTCTGTGCAGCATAGACACGACGACCTTGTTGACGCTTAGCGTAGTTCACCACAATGCGGCGTTGACCACGTTCAACGAAGACAACAAAGAACGTCACTGCAAATACTAATACTGCAACCAACAGCAAC from Enterobacter ludwigii includes the following:
- the mscL gene encoding large-conductance mechanosensitive channel protein MscL, which gives rise to MSLVKEFREFAMRGNVVDLAVGVIIGAAFGKIVSSLVADIIMPPLGLLIGGIDFKQFAVTLRDAQGDVPAVVMHYGVFIQNIFDFVIVAFAIFMAIKLINKLNRKKAEEPAAPPAPTKEEVLLTEIRDLLKEQNNRS
- the zntR gene encoding Zn(2+)-responsive transcriptional regulator — protein: MYRIGELARLANVTPDTIRYYEKQQMIDHEVRTEGGFRLYTDHDLQRLRFIRYARQLGFTLDSIRELLSIRIDPEHHTCQESKSIVQARLDEVEARIQELQTMQRSLQRLNDACCGTAHSSIYCSILEALEQGASGTQGC
- a CDS encoding DUF1992 domain-containing protein, giving the protein MWLLDQWAERHISDAQRKGEFDNLAGRGEPLVLDDDSHVAPELRAGYRLLKNAGCLPPELEQRKEAMQLADLLKGIRKDDPSHREISSRLALIELKMRQAGMSTDFLHGEYSDRLMQKINEE
- the rplQ gene encoding 50S ribosomal protein L17, translating into MRHRKSGRQLNRNSSHRQAMFRNMAGSLVRHEIIKTTLPKAKELRRVVEPLITLAKTDSVANRRLAFARTRDNEIVAKLFNELGPRFASRAGGYTRILKCGFRAGDNAPMAYIELVDRSESKAEAAAE
- a CDS encoding DNA-directed RNA polymerase subunit alpha, with the translated sequence MQGSVTEFLKPRLVDIEQVSSTHAKVTLEPLERGFGHTLGNALRRILLSSMPGCAVTEVEIDGVLHEYSTKEGVQEDILEILLNLKGLAVRVQGKDEVILTLNKSGIGPVTAADITHDGDVEIVKPQHVICHLTDENAAISMRIKVQRGRGYVPASARIHSEEDERPIGRLLVDACYSPVERIAYNVEAARVEQRTDLDKLVIEMETNGTIDPEEAIRRAATILAEQLEAFVDLRDVRQPEVKEEKPEFDPILLRPVDDLELTVRSANCLKAEAIHYIGDLVQRTEVELLKTPNLGKKSLTEIKDVLASRGLSLGMRLENWPPASIADE
- the rpsD gene encoding 30S ribosomal protein S4, with the translated sequence MARYLGPKLKLSRREGTDLFLKSGVRAIDTKCKIEQAPGQHGARKPRLSDYGVQLREKQKVRRMYGVLERQFRNYYKEAARLKGNTGENLLALLEGRLDNVVYRMGFGATRAESRQLVSHKAIMVNGRVVNIASYQVKANDVVSIREKAKKQSRVKAALELAEQREKPTWLEVDAGKMEGTFKRQPERSDLSADINEHLIVELYSK
- the rpsK gene encoding 30S ribosomal protein S11, whose protein sequence is MAKAPVRARKRVRKQVSDGVAHIHASFNNTIVTITDRQGNALGWATAGGSGFRGSRKSTPFAAQVAAERCAEAVKEYGIKNLEVMVKGPGPGRESTVRALNAAGFRITNITDVTPIPHNGCRPPKKRRV
- the rpsM gene encoding 30S ribosomal protein S13, with the translated sequence MARIAGINIPDQKHAVIALTSIYGVGKTRSKAILAAAGIAEDVKISELSEEQIDTLRDEVAKFVVEGDLRREISMSIKRLMDLGCYRGLRHRRGLPVRGQRTKTNARTRKGPRKPIKK
- the rpmJ gene encoding 50S ribosomal protein L36; protein product: MKVRASVKKLCRNCKIVKRDGVIRVICSAEPKHKQRQG
- the secY gene encoding preprotein translocase subunit SecY, with amino-acid sequence MAKQPGLDFQSAKGGFGELKRRLLFVIGALIVFRVGSFIPIPGIDAAVLAKLLEQQRGTIIEMFNMFSGGALSRASIFALGIMPYISASIIIQLLTVVHPALAELKKEGESGRRKISQYTRYGTLVLAIFQSIGIATGLPNMPGMQGLVLNPGFAFYFTAVVSLVTGTMFLMWLGEQITERGIGNGISIIIFAGIVAGLPPAIAHTIEQARQGDLHFLLLLLVAVLVFAVTFFVVFVERGQRRIVVNYAKRQQGRRVYAAQSTHLPLKVNMAGVIPAIFASSIILFPATIASWFGGGTGWNWLTTISLYLQPGQPLYVLLYASAIIFFCFFYTALVFNPRETADNLKKSGAFVPGIRPGEQTAKYIDKVMTRLTLVGALYITFICLIPEFMRDAMKVPFYFGGTSLLIVVVVIMDFMAQVQTLMMSSQYESALKKANLKGYGR